One Planktothrix serta PCC 8927 DNA window includes the following coding sequences:
- the kaiB gene encoding circadian clock protein KaiB produces the protein MSPLQKTYVLKLYVAGNTPNSVRALKTLKDILEQEFQGVYALKVIDVLKNPQLAEEDKILATPTLSKILPPPVRKIIGDLSDREKVLIGLDLLYEELMDD, from the coding sequence ATGAGTCCTCTTCAAAAAACCTATGTCCTTAAACTCTATGTCGCTGGAAATACTCCTAACTCTGTCCGAGCTTTAAAAACCCTTAAAGACATCTTAGAACAGGAGTTTCAAGGCGTTTATGCTTTAAAAGTGATTGATGTTCTCAAAAATCCGCAACTAGCCGAGGAAGACAAAATTTTAGCCACTCCTACCCTATCTAAAATTTTACCCCCCCCCGTGCGGAAAATTATTGGTGATCTTTCTGATCGAGAAAAAGTTTTAATTGGACTGGATCTTCTCTATGAAGAACTGATGGATGATTGA